The Anas acuta chromosome Z, bAnaAcu1.1, whole genome shotgun sequence DNA window caggtAGTCCATCAGCACAAACCCCATAGCAAGCTGAATATAAAGCCTTCATGTTCAAGTTATGACCGTAGCATATGAGAGACACCTGCAATGGTCCTCAGTATGGCTCATTCTACAGTGATGCCTTTGACTGTCTCATACACTTTTCCAATTGTTTAACTTGAAACAGATTGTTTACTGCACATCAGCACAGCTAACCAGATAGTGTAAGCAATGGCTACATTTCAGAATAGAGTATTCTGAGTAATGTTAAGGAAAGCAAGCTGTTATGTAGTCTGAATTGAATTGTTTATGATACACTAGACATGGTCAAGAGCAATTTCCACAAATAagacgctttttttttttctggatgatTTTTACTGGCAAACTGATAGAAACAAATGAATAGCCTGAAATAGATTCCATTGCGTACAGAGCAATCCCATTAAGttaaaataaagtagaaatatCTGcccttttaaattatttttttatcctcaCATTCGATTAACTTcagcagtgaaatgaaatgtcaaAGGCAACACAATGCTCCTGCTCTCTTGGGTCAGCTAAGAGCAAAGCGGTTCTCTTTTTCCAAGTTAGGTTGCTGCAGTCAACATCTATAGTTATCTGTGATCTGTCAGATTATATTTCTCCCTGCCCCTTCACACCTCTGTAATATCTGCTGTGTGTAGGGATCAAGAGTGGATACCTCTATCTGCTTTTCTCACTCACACATACACAAGTCAGAAAAGGTTTTCATTAGTATCTCAGAATATTCTTCTTTCCGATCCATGTTGCTTCTGGTATGTTCCGCTCTGAGTTGGGAGTTTGTACTACATTAATACTAACCCCTTACAGAGCTATGTATGAGTTCCTGTGGTTGACTTTATTTATACAGAGCTGGTAAAAGCAAGCAGTCAAGTTACTGGTTCCTTACAGTTATCAAGGTGCAAAAGAGATTTAATTGATCTTGTTTTACAAGTTGAAGAagtttttttggtggtggttcttgtttgtttgtctgttttccttAACAATTATGCTTAACTACTTCAAACTTACCCAAACCTGAgtttaaattgtttaaattttccaatttttctaGGCCAGTGTTTTGCATTGCCCTACCTTCTGTCATCAGGCACAGAAGGTTGGTTATATATTccagtttttttatttttacatatgcatttcaaagaaaaaaatctgtgaacaaagaaaacaggataTCAAAGCTCCCACCACTACAATAACCCTGACAAAAACACACTTTCAGGCCTACCATACAAAAGCTCTTCAGCACTGCAAACATTTTGTCACTACAAAGAGCAACACTTGACCACTTTTTGAATACAAATAATCCTATCTGAAAGAAATGTAATACTTTTTTAGACTCCTGCTTAAACCTTGTACAATTGTCAGGTCTGTAATTCCCAGCAtgtccagctctgctctttaATCAACAGTAAACAGGGTTCAGGTGGCAGAAGGTAGGTTTTGTTCACTAACAGTCTTGTGTTAAGTCTTTCATGTTCTCTCACATCTACATGCGCTCTTCTAGATGTGAGTTCAACccctaaaaatataatttgcatGCAGTGTGTTACAGCCTGAAGCTGGGAACACTGTCTTATACATACAGAACTGATGTGAACTTTCTTTCCTCATAATATAACTCTATCAAGTGGGGATCAGATGTAGTCCTGGCAATAATCAAAGACAAAATACGGATCTTACACACATGACTTGATTTTGGAAACTGAAATCAATAGAAATTGTCCAGTGgtctaaaaaaataatcacaattaATAATATAACCCTAataaaattacttcattttatttgcttagCTTATTGAACTTCCTGAGTCATGATTCTACAGagatgaaattttcttttcagcagaggGCTTGCAGATTTAGAAATACCTTTCCTAAAGAAATAATGGACAGGATTTTCATAACTAATAAGGAGAAAAGGGACCTAACTGAGCCATTTCCCAGGAACCCAGCTCTGGTACTCCGGAAGGATTTGCACCTCTTTCACTTCcagtttttgaaaggaaaatggcaGCAAACGACACAATCATTTATCTTTTccataaaatatgtatatttccTCTTGTTATATCTGAAAAATGAATAGTGCTTGTGGACCTAGCCTCACTCAGCACAGGGAGGTCTTTTGTTCTAATAAATTTGCTATAGATGGTAGCTGTACATCTTCATGTGCAATGGAAAGGCACTTTCCTTGGGTGCGTGTTATCTAAACTGTGTTAGCTGAGTAGAACTGTGGAAAACCAAAGTCCCgtacactgaaaattaaaagctgTCCAAACAATCTCTGGCATATCCAGCAATTGATATACATGCTTGACAGGACAGGGAAAATAGCTTTATGATTACTTATAGGTAGATTGTATTTCAGCAGAGATAATCATTTGTCATTAATCCCTGCTCTTAAAATCTagatgctaaaataaaaatgtatgttgGCAACACTCATAAAACCATTACATGGGAGGCTCTCCTATTCTGCTGTGGGAAAATCAGTTCAACCATCAATCACTGTGTAATACCTTGGTTTTTAATATCTCTGTTGTCATTTATTACAGAGTGATCTAAGCACATTAGGAAGACTCTAGGAAGAGGTAATTAGCTTTACTAGAGTAACTGATATACTTAGGTACTCAACTTACTGAAAAGGATTTACCAAATAGCTTTATGAAGAGGAATTAAACTATGACCAaccctcctcctttttccagCTACCAACTGGCATGCTAAGACAGGAACAATCCATGCATGCTCAAACAGCCATTGAAATTGATTACAGAAAGGGTGGTTTTTGTTGGTCTTGGTGGATttctatgttttgtttgtttgtttgtttgtttgttttttcatttgtttgtttgtttggttttttggtTTCACTTTgtttggggaggaagaggaagactGAATGGACATGGTCTTCAAGGAAGATTTGAAAAAGACTgtgaataaaaggaaattgaTTTCTTTGCATGCTGCCATTACAGAATAATCAAATATGCCCCTTCTGTGCTTCTTCACAAAGAggtgaagaaaatgagattgTTAAATGGTGTTTGGCATAATCCACAATTGTTTCTCTAAATTTGAAAACTTATAGTTGAAATTGTCAAAGAACATATACCCTCTACTTAGTTTTCCCTACATGAAACAAAATGCCCTGTAAAATAACCTCCATCACAGTAGACTTTAGGCAGCTGAGCTTCCAGCATGGCTATTTCATTGCAAGAAAATGCACCCAGAGTTACTGAACATAGTTTCTGGGAAGAAAGCAGCATAAGCCAGCTGTCTACCCTTGTGGTGAAGGCAGCCAGCCAGATCCCAAGCAGCAGTAGCAACGATGTAGCCAGCAGATCAAGGACAGTGATATTTCGCTATTAGACACTAGGGTCAGCACCATGTATGGTGAACTACATCCAGTTTGTATCTCCCTAGCATAAGACCAAGATGGCTATACAAGAACAAGTCCAGCTGTCTCCAGGATGGTCAGGAGGACGGAGCCCTTCATATGtgagcacaggctgaagcaggTGAGTTTGTTTGACCTGGAGGAGAGAAAATTCTCAGGAGACCTTAATGCTGCCTACAGCTGATCCCATTGGAGGGCAAAGAAAAGATGGAGACAGACTTTTCTCAGAGGTGCAAGGACAGGCAGCAGTAGTCAAAAGTTTCAACATAGGAGATTccaacaagattttttttttttttttcccactggaGAACATTCGAATACTTGAAGAGCTGCCCAAGAAGCTGTGTGATCTCCAACCTTGCAGATATTCAAAACGCAAGTGGACACAGCCTTGAGCAACGTGCTACAATCCAGAGGGACGGGGAAGCCTGTAAGGTTTATTCCATTTCACTGTAAACCCTGTATCTTGGTTATCAGCACTAAGCAGCTACAAAGGGCTTAGCAAGAGCTGCTGATCCTATTCTGGATCTGTTCAGTGCTGAGCCACaatgtttttcagtgttgtgGCCATGCTATTAGAAATACTGAAGTTGTTACTCAAGAGCTGAAGTGTATTTTCCTACACAAACTACAAGGATAGTAGACATGCTGTATATGTCTATATCATGCATACATAGATTCAGACTCTACAATGAAGGTGTACAGTAGCAATTTCAAGTGGACATACTGAAATAGTCACTTTGTGCTTGCTTACATTAGGATTTTATGCTGTTACCTGTCCAGTTAGAGAAACATGCCTCTATACATACGTCACAGCAGGGACTGCTTCAGGTAATAGTATCATGATTTTAGTTGTATGTGGCTAAATGTATGTATGTCTTTCTTTATGTAAATGCATTggtttctttttgaaaacaacaacaacaaaaactgagtCTTTTGATAAATATGAGGTTGAAtagttcaagaaacattttaaagcatgtaAACTAATACCCAATAGCATACAGGTATGCATACCTGTAATGCTATATaagattaataaaatgcattaactAGCAATTACCTGTAATGCTATATaagattaataaaatgcattaactAGTAATtgtgaataattattttctaaacacTGAAATCTTTCTAATCTTGATATACCATTCTATAAGTTATTTCTACGTTATCCATGTGTTTTAGGCAAGATCTTTTTCAGTACATGGCTTAGATTACAAGACAAATTTATTGAATTgtgaatttattatttctgtctgCTGCTATGCAACTAAGAACACATCAGCCAACCAGTGCTTACTATCAAATTCCACAAAACCATTCCATTACCACCTCTGAACTTCAATTTTAATTGTTGTATAAATAAGCATTCTTCTAATTTAATAACTGCCATTTTCTTGGTGGCTGAGAGAAACTCAGGAAAAGTTGAAAACATTACACCCTATGGCAAGTTTACACTGTTATAACTGCTGGTGTAGTTCTGTCACCAACATCTTATGATGCTTCAAGGGAAGAATCTGCATTTTTGTACATAACCAAGTCTTTTGGTTGTCTTTTGAAGTTAACAATAATGAAAGTTGTTTGTCCACATCTATAGTAGGAGCTACAATGACTACAAATAATACTTTTGATAGGGTAACCCATAAGTTTAGGTCATAGGAATAAggagacacacaaaaaaaaaacacagttcttcAACTGTTTTAAATATCTGATTGCTAAAATTCTTTCGCTGTATATTTTGCTACCTTGGCCACTGCAACATGTCTTTTTGCTTCATGACACCTGGAAATGGCCCTTTCTCAGGGAAGTAAAGCTTTGGAACAAGCAGACAGGAATATCTGAGCTTGGAGtcacaaacagaagaaaggaatgCAGTAAAGAAACTAAGGCAGAAAGATCTGAAATGACaaagaaggaagacaaaaaaagtgGTCTTATGCCAAACATTTTtaggaaaggaaggcagaaatTTTATAATACAGTCTCCTGACACTGAGAAATCTGAACGGAAAACAGGAAACATCTCAATTTATACAACTGGCAAGTACACGATAATGttttatggtcagtctatatAGGTTATGAGGCAACATTCAAGACTCTGACAAAAACTGTCTAAAgtttaaacaaatataaaaagcaaactaaaacaaTTAAGATAAAAGACCCAAATCTCAACCAGAGGTAATGCCTAGCCAAAAACAGAGTGatatagaaaaatagaaatggtGCTATTGGTGGTAATTCTAATTCCTCCTTTATGAGACTCACCTCTTGAATGTCAGGCAAATATCATGAAGAAAGCTACATTCTGCCATGTCATCAAGCCTGTAAAAAGCTTGTTATCACCCATAACAATATTATGACTCTTATAGAACCTATTAAATGATAACAACCAATGATGTTGCTTCTCAAAAGctatttgattaaaaaaggaCTGCACATTTATTAAGCATCAGGGTGCTTAATAAGTTTGTTGTTGAAATGTTCAGAAATTTGGAGGCTGATTCTCAGTTATACTGATGTAAGTCTAAAGTAATGTTGCTAAAGTTGATCACAAGAAACCAAGGCTGCATGGAATCAGCTCATAAGAATGGGGACCTCCAACTACACAAACTTTATaaattcacttctttttttgtgACAAGGATACTGTAACTAATGTCACAAGATTAAAATACTATAGCTCTGTTTCGATTTACATTGGAGTCTGAAATGATCACCACAATCAGACAAAGAATTACAAAGATTAGGAACTGACACAAGTCTTTCTGATGTCTCAAACTGCGGACAAATAAACATACTCTAAGACACAATATTCCCACTCCAGcctttgtcattttttgtcTACGTGGAATAGATACTAAAAaatctggatttattttattttattttattttattttattttattttattttattttattttattttattttattttattttattttattttattttatgcaaagCATTTCTTTGCTTGGATGTTAACATTTAATTCTCAATATCACTTCTCCAAATTTAAACATATAATACCGATTTAAAGAGACTAGGCAAGATTTTTAAACCAATCTACCAAAAGTGGAGAAtctcaatgaaaataaaatccataacATGAAAGTATAGGCTAGTTCAGATACTGGTTATCAAGGTGCCAGGACTATGCTGCACCAAATCCCACAACTCTCTTGGAGTTCTTGCACTAGGCTAAGTAGCGTGCTGAGAGAAGTTACAGCACCAGTAGCTTTCCCACTATATAAAACAGATGCATTTTCTACTACCTTGTTGTCTAAGGCATAGTGACTTCAGGATGGGCAAGAAGCCTATGCTTCACAGATCCTGTCTTAGCACTGATGATAAGTGTTCTTTGTATCTGCCTTGAAAAGCCCTTAACCTTTCACTCCCTTCTGTTCCTGCTAGACCATGGAGATAACAATGCAGACCTCTGAAGGCGTGATGGGGATTGATTAGTCTGTGtgccaaaagaggaaaaagaaaaattgcaatgAATTGTCAGCTGCTTGCATCATGACACTGACACAAAAGCAGGAGCCATGGCAGCCACAGTTATCAATGCTGCAGGAATGACatcaaatttatattttaaaaataaaaaaataaaatccaaaactTTGCTGAAGAAAGTAGTTCTGAAATTCTGTAGAAATCCAGAAGCACTTAAAATAGGATGTGAAGTGTAGGAAAGAAATAGGTTTGTTTTCATGAAAGATGTAACAGTAACAGTAGACATTTGCTGGTATTTACAGACTAAGCATATTTCAATAAgccaggatgaaaaaaaaaaaaaaaaaaagagagagagatttttgtaTTGAAGAAATTTTTGGTCATGGCCACACAGCCAGTCATGTTGTAGATCAAAGGTTTTTGGATTCTTTCCTGCAGTCCTTGGGCTGCTTCTTGGTGGTCACTGACATGGGCTGACAAATTTGTTGATCTTTGCACCAAACTAACTGAGTATACATTCCTAGCAAATGGTCTACAGATCATAACAGAGCTTACATCTCCCAAGCTAGACCTCTTGAAAATGTCCAGTGAGATCACTGCTCACATGTGTAGTTCTAGTACTTCTGTATAGATCTCCAACCTGCAAAATCCCTATGTAACAATTCCATCAAGCTCACAGGTCCAGACCCATTTAGTACCCACAAGCCTTTCTTCTGGATACATGGGTGGTAAAAGATGATTAAGCTAAAATTCTCagaatttttagtttatttcattttatttttcaaaatcaaactGTATGTATCTCTTCAGAATACAAAGCAAgcagagcaaagagaaaataagacaagtcgtttttatacattttttcttattaacatcaaattattttctataaagTCCATCTCTGGTGAGAGAGAAGTCTGCCTTGCTACCAACTACATCAATTTTTTGATggttctttttctctctctgctagCACAGCTGTACTTCTGGATCCCAAACCAGAATCATAAAGCTGTAGAATGATTTGgtttgaaagggaccttaaagatcatcttgttttaattccattttcaaGCCAGAGACACCTTCCACTGAGTTAGGATGTTCAAAGCCCCATACAGCCAAGTATGGGGTATTCACAggttctctgggcaacctgtgccagtacCTCACCAcactcacagtaaagaattttgtcttaatctaaatctaccctcttttagtttaaaacaattattcCTTGTTCAATCACTACATTCCCTTGTAAagagctttcctgtaggccccctttaggcactggaaggccactataaagTCTACCCGGATCCTTCTCCACCTGaaaaagcccagctctctcagcctgtcttcataggagaggtgctccagccctctgatcatcctcatagccctcctctggactcactccaactGGTCTATGTCCAGGCCCCAGAGCtaaacacagtgctccaggtgtggTCTCACAAGAatggaggagagggagagaatcacccctctcaacctgctggtcacacaACTTCACCTACCTTTGAAGGAGAGCTCAGATCCTGCTAGTTGCATGGCATTAGCAGACACATTTCTGTGCAGGTCTAGCATGTGAGAACATACACAGCTGCATGGCTCCTGCAGAGCACACTGTGAGTACTTTAAAACTAGCTCATGTCATAGCTAGCTAAACACCAGTTGCATCCAAACTTCTGAGTGCAGTGGAGAAATATCATCAAAGCAGTTCTCACACACATACACCCCACACATTGCAGAGAACAGACTCCCATTTCACTTCACTGTTTGGGCCAGTACTTTGCTTTCAGGGTCATAACTGAGATATAAAAGTCTTAAAATCTTGACTTGAGTACAACAGCTTTATTCCCTCATGCCTACCATGCGTCTTCTCTCTGTCCTTATTTggctttctttctctgcagtaGCCTTTAACTTAAACTTCTCGCAGTTAGATTGTTTGCCAAACAAACTAACATGAATGTGATATTTACAAAAATTTACACATACTACTTCTTTGTCCACAGTGCATGagtatttttgtttcactgacATCAAGAAATAGTAATTTCAAGAACAGTTTTTAAAGATTGCATAGGATTTTCTACAGAAACCAATGTAATAAGTGAAAGTCTAAACCAGAGTGATGCAgaactgcagagcagcctgagCACAGCTGCATTAGCACACAGATCCTCTCTTTCCAGTCTCATTAATATTTCAGGTCATTCCACAGTGAACACTTATTCTTATGAGGCACAGCAATGTGCCAGAGACTGCTTTGTGGACTGGAATAGTACTATTTCCATTCAAAGTCTGGTCCAGTTTCTCCAGGGAAAGTAAAAGTGAATATCACGAAATTGAGCTGCCAGCATGTCTTCAGAAAACTTCTGCTGGACTTTGAGAGAGCTAAGGAAAAATCCTCTACTGTGGTATGGGAACCGGTGTGAATTTCCTCTTTTTGCCGTAGTGAATTTAGCTACATCCACAGATAGATTGACTTAAAGTGACTGCCCAGCAGTATTAGATTCCCCTTAACAGACTGACTTATCCCAGTGGTTTACAAAAATATCTCCTTGGAATGCTTCCAAACATACCAGAGATGCTGGCAAGCTCAGTCCCCAGAATAGTCCTCAGTAAGCGACTTCCAAGCTCCACACAAGAATCAAATTGCCTCACTTGAACACTGgtctactttcttttttcagttgAAGACATTACCTCCCTCTCTCAGTGtaattataaagaaaagttgtcttcttttaaaaaaaaatcaaatttgtaGTGTCTTCAAACAAACAGACCCTGATAAAGAAGAGAAATCCTAGACCAGAGGTAGAAATGCTGTTAATGCAGCTTCATAAATATTGACAACAAGTTGCTTTAGGCAGTATTGATGcaacaacagcaacattttttgtATGTCACCCTGTCATTACCTTTGGTTAATAGCCTGGAAATTCGTGTTAGCTTTGATCAAGGTGCCCTTGTACAGGTCAAGAAGTAGCAAAAGCCAGTAGTACCTCATGACTTTTGGAAAATACTGTCCCTTCTGCCTATTCTGTCTCAAAGGTTACTGCCCCCGTGACAcagagaagcagagctgtgcttgtATGCCAGCAGTAACAGGTTGTAGCCCTGTTCCTTTATTTCTCATCATGGAGCTGAGCTGGGAGCTCTCACTGCCTTCCTGTGAACTGTGATAGCCACAGTGATGAGCCACCCTCCGTCCCACTGCCTCTTCCACAAATAGCTACAACCTTTAACCGATGGACAGGAcaagcagcaaaaggaaataaatagctCCAAGTGCCACAGTGAGAGTCAGGCCCTCAGCACGGGTGAgtcagcacagccccagctgtaCCAGCTACGGGGCTGGCTTTGCTCCTCCATTTACAGGCTGCAAGCCAAAGCACAAAGGGAATACTTCCCAACTGCCTGTCATTGTTATACTGAGTGCAAAATAGCTGGATCTAAggctttttcttaaaacaggCAGCATGCTGTCTCCCTTTCCCATTCCATGAGACATTTCACAAACCAGGTAGCACCAGGACTGTTTTCACGGTTCTTGTGTGTTCAGGAGTGTGGCCTTTACTTCCTGGCAGTACATCAGATGTTATTTCCACTATGGTATTTCAGTACTGCTAAACTGTGCTTGCAAACATCTACTTAGACTGTAAGTCATTCTACTGAATTTAATGCcatcttttaaatgtttctttcccTCAATCGATCATGCAGATAcgtttttatttacattaactCCTAGGAATACTTTTTCATTGTACAAGCACTTTCAGAGATACTTCTCTATGAAGGGGGTGATGGTTTTTCATTGATTCTTACTGCTGATATTTAAGTCATCCAATTAGGAAACAGGAACAATGCAATGTGACCTGCACACCAAATAAACAGACTGACTGAATGCTTGAAATACACAGTCTGAAATTCATGCAAGGCTGAGATTTGTTTGCATAAGCTGTTGTAAGAACAATGTAAAAACTTATCTTagtaaaaatcagttttggCAAAAAAGACAAAGTTAGGCCAAAGCCATTACATATTTTGTTCACAACAAAGATTACAGTCAGTGATTTGTTAGTATTAAGTAGCTTAATCACTGTTTAATGCTAAGAAAGAGCATtaaacctcagaaaaaaaattgaggcattttttctcctgaaattttCTAGAGCCTTCATACTTATCTTACAGAACAGGAAATTTACTCACTTGTCCTTAGATCATGGGATTAAAAAATGAGACTTGTGGGGCTTGAGAAATTTATTTACTATGTACAGATCATAAAAAGACATTCTTACCACATTTATAAGGCGCTTTCCTCCACAGAATCTGGTTAATGATAAAAAGCATAtcccagaaacaaacaaacaaacaaaaccaaacatttgCTGTAGTGTTTCTTATCAAATTATAAGAGATCACATGTACTATATATTGTTCCAATGCATTTTGAAGCACCATTCTGCTAATACAACCTGTCTCTTTTTCCTATGGGAAAATTCACTAAACTCCTGTAAAAAAATTTacttgattttatattttaaaaaaagtgtcCATATGTGCATATTGTAACTCCTACAATATTTGATAAAATGTAAAGCATAACCAAAATAAGATacattcatgatttttttcttttttatcagtGCGCTAAATAAGCCTTAACAATTCTCAGTCTCTAAGCAAGAGCATAATCAAACTGGCCTTTCTCCACTCCATCAAGTCCATCAGCCCAGGTTGAGGTTGGCATACTCCGGTAGGGGTCAAGGAGAATTCGGAAGCAGCGAACAATGAGGATtcccaagaaaataaataataaaatcacaaagGCAAAGGTTGTTTTCTGTTCCAGGGTCATGCTAGAATCTGGTGTCATGTTCCCAGATGGCACCAAAGTGGCACTGAATATCTCTCCATCCATCATCCAGGGAAGCTGAAACGAATAATCCCACAGTCTCCTTCTTTTCATCGTTAGTTTGCTGAGGTCAGAGTAGAAGCCATTTAGATGCACTTTGTTATCTGTAGGGCAAGGGGGAAGCAACATTAATTGTGAATAGCCCTTTTGTTTAGTTCCATGCAACTTTGTCCTCGTGGAGAAAAATGAGATGGAAAGGGACTTGACAGCAGTTCTGCCTGCCTCTGTGCCACATATGAGAGACATGTCAGAAATTCCATACTACTCTGCTGGCATTGCAGAATCCAGTCAGTGATATTACATGTCACCAGACCCTGAGCTGGCAGGAACCTCTCCCTCCTACCATACCACTTGGACTGGGGTAGAACATTTCTTTCCCTAGAAGTGAATGAAGGTTTAATCACAGTGTTCCAGTGGGTAGCCTACAGAAAAAGCAATTCGGAAACAAATTGCATTCCTTGCTGCAGGATGGACAAACTGCGATTGATACTACTGTATGCGGAGGGGCTTGAAAGATAAGTGTATTTAAGGCTTTATACACAGACCAGAAATATTCTGAGGTGGGACAGACCAGGATCTGATGCAGGACAGTAAAATGAATGTGTCTCCAAAGTGGAAGGCCCAGTGTTTGTGACATCACAGCAATTATAAGGAAAGGGCATAAATAGTGTTtgaaatgagaggaaaacaTTTAGGAAGGCAGTCTAAAACAAGTCAAATACTAATGCAGCTCAAGGGcaaatgtttcttcttcttaaaaTCAGAATGAGGATTACAAGTACAGttaacaagaaaatgttttttatatcACCTGCTCTGTGGTAGCAAGAGAATCACCAAGATTTGTGGCTGAGCTTGGCTGTTTCTGGACAGCAGAGCACACACTGTGCTACTGCTGGCCTggcacttctgctgctgtgtccGTCTGTCTGGGTGTCTGCCAGCTGCTACTGCCTCCTCCCTCACATGCTGGGTTTTCCTTCCAGTAGGAAGGAAGCACGGCTGGATGCTGTGCTTAGGCCTGGTCATTGACACCACCTGAGAAATGACCTCAGGAAAGGAAGTGTTGAAGGTCGAAGGGCAGCACTGTCTCAACTGAACGTGTTcagaagaaataggaaaagaagATTACAGCGCAGTGTGTGGCTTGCACAAGTGGAACTTGCAAGTGATTGTAGCTACTACTCTGTAACTGGACTCAGGTCAATAACTGGTTATAAGCATACCTCAGCAAAACCAGTTAACAGGTATAAGTGGATTCAGAAAGCACAGTCACAATATTATTTTGATAGTATTATTCTAAAAAAATGCCTCAAACAGAATAGAGAAAgttttaaagcaacaaaaatattgaaattgcACAGCTATTGTTGCTTGATTCAATTTATGATTGAAAGGGTAGGAAGATTTGAAATGTTAACTTCTCATTATTTAAAAGCACGTTTCATCTACTACCTGATAAAAACTGCAGAGAACTGTCTAACATTGAGCTAAAACTTAAGGAACACCCAGTCttagaaagatgtttttttttttttccttgccttgccttgccttgccttgccttgccttcttttgtttttgttttgtttttgtttttatgatacCTTGTGGAGCAAAGAACTCTGGTGATAAACAACCTTgttataaaagaagaaatatataaattgaGACGGGCATGTAACATGGTGGTAGAGATACTACAG harbors:
- the CTXN3 gene encoding cortexin-3 is translated as MLLPPCPTDNKVHLNGFYSDLSKLTMKRRRLWDYSFQLPWMMDGEIFSATLVPSGNMTPDSSMTLEQKTTFAFVILLFIFLGILIVRCFRILLDPYRSMPTSTWADGLDGVEKGQFDYALA